The Amycolatopsis methanolica 239 nucleotide sequence CGCGGACTCGCGGTCGAGGGTCCACTCCTGCGTGCCGACGGTCTCCAGCACCAGCACCGCGATCATCGACCCCAGCTGGGCCGAGCGCTCCAGGCTCAGGTCCGCGTTCAGGCCGGCCAGGAAGCCCGCCCGGAAGCCGTCGCCGACGCCGGTCGGGTCGGCCTTCGCCAGCTCGGGCACCGCGCCGACCTCGAGGGCCAGCCCGTCCTTGCCCACGATCTCCACACCCTTCTCGCCGAGGGTGGTGATGCGGATGCCGACGTGGTCCAGCACGTCGGCCTCGGACCAGGCCGTCTTCTGGAGCAGCAGCTCCCACTCGTAGTCGTTGGTGAACAGGTACCTCGCCCCGGCGACGAACCGGCGCGCCTGCTCCCCGTTCATGCGGGCCAGTTGCTGCGACGGGTCCACCGCGAAGTCGATCCCCCGCTGGCGGCACTCCTCCGCGTGGCGGAGCATGCCGTCCGGGTCGTCCGGGCCGATCAGCATCAGCCCGATCCCGCCAACGCGGTCCGCGATCGGGCCGAGCTCGATGTTGCGGGCCTCGGCCATCGCGCCTGCGTAGAACGTGGCGATCTGGTTGAGGTCGTCGTCCGTGGTGCACACGAACCGGGCGGTGTGGGCCAGCTCCGAGATCAGCACGCCCGACGCGTCCACGCCGTGGCGCTCCAGCCAGGACCGGTAGTCGGCGAAGTCCGCGCCGGCCGCGCCGACCAGCACCGGCTTCACGCCGAGCACCCCGAGGCCGAACGCGATGTTGGCGCCGATCCCGCCGCGGCGGACCACCAGGTCGTCGGCCAGGAAACTCAGCGAGATGCGGTGCA carries:
- a CDS encoding carbohydrate kinase family protein, which translates into the protein MAINARIAVSGSIATDHLMHFPGRFAEQLVADQLHRISLSFLADDLVVRRGGIGANIAFGLGVLGVKPVLVGAAGADFADYRSWLERHGVDASGVLISELAHTARFVCTTDDDLNQIATFYAGAMAEARNIELGPIADRVGGIGLMLIGPDDPDGMLRHAEECRQRGIDFAVDPSQQLARMNGEQARRFVAGARYLFTNDYEWELLLQKTAWSEADVLDHVGIRITTLGEKGVEIVGKDGLALEVGAVPELAKADPTGVGDGFRAGFLAGLNADLSLERSAQLGSMIAVLVLETVGTQEWTLDRESALTRIGAAFGPDAAAEIAPALPA